In Trichocoleus desertorum NBK24, the following are encoded in one genomic region:
- a CDS encoding MBL fold metallo-hydrolase has product MHNQFTVNFWGVRGSIACPGSETVRYGGNTPCVEMRVNGHRLIFDGGTGLRVLGQSMLSAMPVEAHMFFTHSHWDHIQGFPFFTPAFIKGNRFHIYGAIAPNGSDVEQRLNDQMLHPNFPVPLQVMGAELDFQSIEVGKPLQIDDITIENAPLNHPGEAIGYRVSWKNHAVAYVTDTEHFSDRLDESVLWLAREADVLIYDATYTDEEYHSPKTSKVGWGHSTWQEAVKVAKAAGVKKLVIFHHDPIHNDDFLDQVGEQVARVFPNSLMAWEGLSIQLTTVATLPEAELETQSAVEATISASA; this is encoded by the coding sequence ATGCATAACCAATTTACAGTTAATTTTTGGGGAGTCAGGGGCAGTATTGCTTGTCCTGGGTCTGAAACTGTTCGCTACGGCGGCAATACACCTTGTGTTGAGATGCGCGTCAATGGTCATCGACTGATCTTTGATGGTGGCACTGGCCTGCGGGTTTTAGGGCAGAGCATGTTATCTGCTATGCCTGTAGAAGCTCACATGTTTTTTACGCACTCTCATTGGGACCATATTCAAGGCTTTCCTTTCTTTACCCCTGCTTTTATTAAAGGAAATCGCTTTCATATTTATGGGGCGATCGCTCCGAATGGCTCGGATGTGGAGCAGCGCTTGAACGATCAAATGCTTCACCCTAACTTTCCGGTGCCCCTCCAAGTGATGGGAGCCGAGCTGGATTTTCAGAGCATTGAGGTTGGCAAGCCTCTGCAAATTGATGACATTACCATCGAAAATGCACCCCTAAATCACCCTGGTGAAGCCATTGGTTATCGAGTCAGTTGGAAGAATCATGCCGTTGCCTACGTCACGGATACAGAGCATTTTTCGGATCGCTTAGATGAGAGCGTGCTCTGGTTGGCTAGAGAAGCGGATGTTTTGATTTACGACGCTACCTACACCGACGAAGAATATCACTCACCCAAGACTAGTAAGGTGGGTTGGGGGCATTCTACCTGGCAAGAAGCCGTCAAGGTAGCTAAAGCAGCAGGGGTAAAAAAGCTGGTTATTTTCCACCACGACCCGATCCACAACGATGATTTTCTCGATCAGGTGGGAGAACAGGTAGCACGAGTGTTTCCAAACAGTCTGATGGCTTGGGAAGGATTATCGATTCAGCTCACCACCGTCGCTACGTTGCCCGAGGCAGAGCTAGAAACACAATCAGCTGTCGAGGCGACTATTTCTGCCTCAGCTTAA
- a CDS encoding bifunctional riboflavin kinase/FAD synthetase: MWVTSSLTSVLTPTAVALGNFDGVHRGHRQVIQPVLNSSELAYPTVVTFNPHPREFFSGQPRALLTPLNEKVLQLKAIGIRQLVLLPFDRELADLSPQAFVKEILVRRLQAQEISVGVDFRFGRQRTGTAADLQAIAATFGITVTPVPLCTCADERISSSNIREALQTGDLNRANRLLGRSYTLAGQVASGQQLGRTIGFPTANLQLPPEKFVPQHGVYAVRVHSPTLSHLHSPHLGVMNIGHRPTLNGISRTVEVHLLDWDGDLYGQTLIVSLEHFLRPEQKFASLEALKTQIQSDCLTARSLLATAPSV; this comes from the coding sequence GTGTGGGTCACTTCTTCTCTAACATCTGTTTTAACGCCAACTGCTGTCGCCCTAGGAAATTTTGACGGCGTCCATCGAGGCCATCGGCAGGTAATTCAACCTGTCTTGAATTCTTCTGAGCTGGCTTATCCTACAGTCGTCACCTTCAATCCCCACCCTCGAGAGTTCTTTTCTGGGCAACCCAGAGCGCTATTGACGCCCCTAAACGAAAAAGTTTTGCAGCTCAAAGCAATAGGGATTCGGCAACTTGTACTGCTGCCGTTCGATCGCGAGTTGGCAGATTTAAGCCCCCAAGCCTTTGTTAAAGAAATTTTGGTTCGACGACTCCAGGCTCAAGAAATTAGTGTGGGAGTTGACTTTCGCTTTGGACGGCAACGTACTGGAACTGCCGCAGATTTACAAGCGATCGCCGCCACCTTTGGGATTACCGTTACCCCTGTCCCGCTTTGCACCTGTGCAGATGAGCGCATCAGTAGCTCTAATATTCGGGAGGCTCTACAAACAGGCGATCTAAACCGAGCCAATCGCCTCTTAGGGCGTTCCTATACGTTGGCGGGCCAAGTCGCGTCTGGGCAGCAATTGGGCAGAACCATTGGGTTTCCTACCGCTAATCTTCAGCTTCCGCCCGAAAAGTTTGTACCGCAGCATGGAGTCTATGCTGTTCGCGTACACAGCCCTACGCTTAGCCACTTACACAGCCCACATTTAGGAGTGATGAATATTGGGCATCGTCCTACCTTGAATGGCATCAGTCGCACTGTTGAAGTCCATTTGTTAGATTGGGACGGAGATTTATATGGTCAGACGTTGATCGTCAGCTTAGAGCACTTTTTACGCCCAGAACAAAAATTTGCTTCTCTAGAGGCGCTGAAAACTCAGATTCAATCAGATTGCTTAACTGCGCGATCGCTCTTGGCTACTGCACCCAGCGTCTAG
- a CDS encoding MoxR family ATPase, translating into MRERIERLTQNLSQTIVGKADAIRLVLVALISGGHALLEDVPGVGKTLLAKSLARSIDGKFQRLQCTPDLLPSDVTGTNIWNPRSGEFEFLPGPVFANVLLTDEINRATPRTQSALLEVMEERQVTVDGTSRPVPSPFFVIATQNPVEYQGTFPLPEAQMDRFALSLTLGYPSEQEELQMLQRLQSGVSVNELKPCLSLEDIQELRRLCSAVKVEPSLQQYILNLVRATREDEEINLGVSPRGTVALQRAAQALAFLEDRDYAIPDDIKLLAPHVLSHRIIPARGQRGRAIVDRLLHSTPIP; encoded by the coding sequence ATGCGAGAGCGTATTGAACGGCTAACTCAAAATCTCAGTCAGACGATTGTGGGGAAAGCCGATGCCATCCGATTAGTCTTAGTCGCGCTCATCTCTGGAGGGCATGCCTTACTAGAAGATGTTCCGGGAGTTGGTAAAACCCTACTGGCTAAGTCCTTAGCGCGCTCGATTGACGGTAAATTCCAGCGCTTGCAGTGCACCCCCGATTTATTGCCCAGCGATGTTACAGGCACCAATATTTGGAATCCCCGCTCTGGCGAATTTGAGTTTCTCCCAGGGCCTGTCTTTGCGAACGTGCTCCTGACTGATGAAATTAACCGAGCCACGCCTCGTACCCAATCAGCGCTGCTAGAAGTGATGGAAGAGCGCCAGGTGACAGTAGATGGAACTTCTCGGCCTGTCCCAAGCCCATTTTTTGTCATTGCCACCCAAAACCCAGTGGAGTACCAAGGCACATTTCCGCTACCCGAAGCCCAGATGGATCGCTTTGCCCTCTCCCTCACGCTGGGCTATCCCAGTGAGCAAGAAGAATTGCAGATGTTGCAACGCTTGCAGTCTGGCGTTAGCGTCAACGAATTAAAACCTTGTTTATCTCTAGAAGATATTCAGGAGTTACGACGCTTGTGTTCTGCGGTCAAAGTAGAACCCTCTTTGCAGCAATACATTTTGAACTTAGTTCGAGCAACCCGCGAAGATGAGGAAATTAATTTAGGGGTGAGTCCACGGGGAACCGTCGCCCTGCAACGAGCTGCCCAGGCATTGGCCTTTCTAGAAGACCGCGATTATGCCATTCCCGACGATATTAAGCTTCTGGCCCCCCATGTCCTGTCGCATCGCATTATTCCTGCCAGAGGGCAACGCGGACGGGCGATCGTCGATCGCTTGCTCCACTCTACTCCTATTCCTTAA
- a CDS encoding PAS domain S-box protein gives MYAQAIKILLVEDSLTDATFLQKILQIETSVAAWEVVHMTQLSDTLTYLREDECDVVLLDLFLPDEQGLETLQQVRATAPNTPIVVLTGLDDEAIAIETLRQGAQDYLVKGQIEVNLLVRSIRYAIERSQTLRTMQRQSAAIEAASDGVAILNQDEQFIYLNQAYAEIYGYDSPTDLLGKTWRLVYDDADLKGMARRAALDLQDKGSWRGEVIAKKQDGEKFYQELSLTAIDKDGFVCIVRDVTERKRVEEALQFTQFTVNHAAEAVIWTGPDARFVYVNEAACQMFGYTKAELLMMTVFDIAPALSPQDWQADWCRLKQQGSLTLEGLNRHKKGHFFPVEVTRNYLEFRGREYNCAFMRDITQRKQFEQALRESEQRFRLLAENSTDMISQHAPDGTFLYVSPACHSLLGYEPEELLGRSAYDFHHMDDLEAVRLIHDTILEMPDTYSVSYRFRHQQGHYVWLESTAKTIRASGTQTIQEIQISSRDITDRKQAEADIHNALAKEKELSQLKSNFVSMVSHEFRNPLSAIVLSSELLERYAHKVNEEQKARYFQRIHAATKRMTELLDEVLIIGRAEAGQLKCQPVALIVEDFCRELVDELRLTVGQQYQLVFTSANHATNAYMDENLLRHILGNLISNAVKYSPLNSNIYLNVSYENDSVVFQIQDQGIGIPEEDQQRLFDSFYRATNVGTIPGTGLGLAIVKKCVDAHQGQISVISQLNAGTTFAVTLPLHSSAPTCTIPFDAPAFDQLNQI, from the coding sequence ATGTATGCTCAAGCCATCAAAATTTTGCTAGTAGAAGATAGTCTGACTGACGCAACCTTTCTACAAAAGATTTTGCAGATTGAAACCAGTGTTGCTGCTTGGGAAGTAGTGCACATGACGCAACTGAGCGATACGCTCACCTACTTGCGTGAAGACGAGTGTGACGTTGTTCTCCTAGATCTTTTCCTCCCCGACGAGCAAGGCTTAGAAACCTTACAGCAAGTGCGGGCCACTGCTCCTAACACCCCAATTGTGGTCTTGACAGGGCTTGATGATGAGGCGATCGCGATTGAAACCCTACGGCAAGGCGCTCAAGACTATCTCGTCAAGGGTCAAATTGAAGTTAATTTATTGGTGCGATCGATTCGCTACGCCATTGAACGCAGCCAAACGCTCAGAACCATGCAGCGGCAATCAGCCGCGATCGAAGCGGCAAGTGACGGAGTGGCAATCCTAAACCAGGATGAACAGTTCATCTACCTCAACCAAGCGTACGCCGAGATTTATGGCTACGACAGCCCAACAGATTTACTAGGGAAAACGTGGAGGCTGGTTTATGATGACGCCGATCTTAAGGGGATGGCCCGCCGAGCCGCGTTAGATTTGCAAGATAAAGGGTCTTGGCGAGGGGAAGTGATCGCCAAGAAACAGGACGGTGAAAAATTCTATCAAGAGTTGTCGCTGACCGCGATCGATAAGGATGGTTTTGTCTGCATCGTGCGAGATGTCACAGAGCGTAAACGGGTTGAAGAGGCATTACAGTTTACGCAATTTACCGTCAATCATGCGGCAGAAGCCGTGATTTGGACAGGGCCAGATGCTCGCTTTGTCTATGTCAATGAAGCCGCTTGTCAGATGTTTGGCTATACCAAAGCAGAGCTGTTAATGATGACAGTTTTCGATATTGCTCCCGCTTTATCGCCCCAAGATTGGCAAGCAGATTGGTGCCGCCTCAAACAACAAGGCTCTCTCACATTGGAAGGCTTGAACCGTCATAAAAAGGGCCATTTTTTCCCCGTGGAGGTCACTCGCAACTATTTAGAATTTCGAGGCCGAGAATACAACTGTGCTTTCATGCGCGACATTACCCAACGCAAACAATTTGAACAAGCGCTGCGTGAGAGCGAGCAACGGTTTCGGTTGTTGGCAGAAAACTCAACGGATATGATTTCACAGCATGCTCCTGATGGCACATTCCTCTATGTCTCCCCTGCCTGTCACTCCTTACTAGGGTATGAGCCTGAAGAATTACTAGGTCGCTCCGCCTATGATTTTCATCATATGGATGATTTAGAAGCAGTGCGCCTCATCCACGACACCATTTTAGAAATGCCAGACACCTACTCAGTGTCTTATCGCTTCCGTCATCAGCAGGGTCACTATGTCTGGCTAGAATCAACTGCAAAAACAATTCGGGCATCCGGAACGCAAACGATTCAAGAAATCCAGATTTCTTCACGCGATATTACCGATCGCAAGCAAGCTGAAGCCGATATTCACAACGCCCTAGCCAAAGAAAAAGAACTCAGCCAACTGAAATCTAATTTTGTCTCAATGGTTTCTCACGAATTTCGCAACCCACTGAGCGCGATCGTGTTGTCAAGCGAGCTACTAGAACGCTATGCCCACAAAGTCAATGAGGAGCAGAAAGCAAGATATTTCCAGCGGATTCATGCAGCGACCAAACGTATGACCGAGTTACTTGACGAAGTTTTGATTATTGGTCGGGCTGAGGCTGGGCAACTCAAGTGTCAGCCCGTGGCGTTGATCGTAGAAGACTTTTGTCGAGAGTTAGTAGACGAATTGCGCCTCACTGTAGGCCAACAGTATCAATTAGTTTTTACCAGCGCCAATCACGCCACAAACGCTTACATGGACGAAAACTTGTTGCGGCATATTTTGGGCAACCTAATTTCCAATGCTGTCAAGTACTCTCCTCTCAATAGCAACATCTATCTCAATGTGTCTTACGAAAACGATTCTGTAGTTTTTCAGATTCAAGATCAAGGGATTGGCATTCCTGAAGAAGATCAGCAGCGGTTGTTTGACTCGTTTTACCGAGCGACCAATGTAGGAACGATTCCAGGAACAGGTCTGGGCTTAGCGATCGTCAAAAAATGTGTGGATGCCCATCAAGGACAAATTTCGGTCATCAGCCAGTTGAATGCAGGAACCACGTTTGCTGTCACATTACCGCTACATAGCTCAGCGCCTACCTGCACAATTCCCTTTGATGCGCCAGCGTTTGATCAGCTCAATCAGATCTAA